From a region of the Nocardioides ginsengisegetis genome:
- a CDS encoding acyl-CoA dehydrogenase family protein, which produces MKRDIYDSDHEAFRKSVREFMERMVIPNLESYAENKAFPREVWLAAGEQGLLGLGIPEEYGGSEAEDFRFAAVLGEETSKVNAALNSCWGIHSDTVVPYFVELATEEQRQRWLPGIASGEILCAIGMTEPGGGSDLAALKTTAVRDGDEWVINGSKTFITNGYSADLVLVAVKTSPEKKARGISLFAVETTLEGFSRGRKLDKVGQDESDTAELFFDNVRVTDAELIGELDHGFIHMMQWLPQERLGSAISNVAHAKQILLETIEYAKDRTAFGQQIGSFQHNKFLLAELVTQIEVAEAFVDKCVLAHTCGELSAIDAAKVKWWAAQTQSEVLDHCVQLYGGYGYMNEYRVARAWRDARVTKIWAGSNEIMKELIGRDLGF; this is translated from the coding sequence GTGAAGCGCGACATCTACGACAGTGACCACGAGGCATTTCGCAAGTCCGTGCGCGAGTTCATGGAGCGCATGGTCATCCCCAACCTCGAGTCCTACGCCGAGAACAAGGCGTTCCCACGCGAGGTGTGGTTGGCCGCCGGCGAGCAGGGCCTGCTCGGCCTCGGTATCCCCGAGGAGTACGGCGGCAGCGAGGCCGAGGACTTCCGCTTCGCAGCGGTCCTGGGAGAGGAGACCTCCAAGGTCAACGCCGCGCTGAACAGCTGCTGGGGTATCCACTCAGACACGGTTGTCCCGTACTTCGTGGAGCTGGCAACCGAGGAGCAGAGGCAGCGTTGGCTGCCGGGCATCGCCTCGGGGGAGATCCTCTGCGCGATCGGCATGACTGAGCCCGGCGGAGGCTCGGACCTCGCGGCGCTGAAGACGACGGCGGTGCGCGACGGTGACGAGTGGGTGATCAACGGCTCCAAGACGTTCATCACCAACGGCTACTCCGCTGACCTGGTCCTGGTAGCCGTGAAGACGAGCCCGGAGAAGAAGGCTCGCGGCATCTCTCTCTTCGCCGTCGAGACGACGCTCGAGGGCTTCTCGAGGGGCCGAAAGCTCGACAAGGTGGGACAGGATGAGTCCGACACCGCCGAGCTCTTCTTCGACAACGTCCGAGTGACGGACGCAGAACTCATCGGCGAGCTCGACCACGGCTTCATCCACATGATGCAGTGGCTCCCTCAAGAGCGTCTGGGCTCCGCAATCAGCAACGTGGCGCACGCCAAGCAGATCCTGCTGGAGACGATCGAATACGCCAAGGACAGGACTGCCTTCGGGCAACAGATCGGCAGCTTCCAGCACAACAAGTTCCTGCTCGCCGAGCTTGTCACGCAGATCGAGGTGGCCGAGGCGTTCGTCGACAAGTGCGTGCTGGCCCACACGTGCGGTGAGCTCAGCGCCATCGATGCCGCCAAGGTGAAGTGGTGGGCCGCCCAGACGCAGTCCGAGGTGCTGGACCACTGCGTCCAACTGTACGGCGGCTACGGCTACATGAACGAGTACCGGGTAGCACGTGCCTGGCGCGACGCCCGTGTGACCAAGATCTGGGCGGGATCGAACGAGATCATGAAGGAGCTCATCGGCCGAGACCTCGGCTTCTAA
- a CDS encoding NAD-dependent succinate-semialdehyde dehydrogenase has protein sequence MTTSVDQSRRGVLSPDVTAWAQRSDALGKLWIGGSARRARSGGTFEVVDPSTLEVIRAVADGSGEDATKAVDAAAEAFTAWSTAPPRMRSEVLRRAYDLMIAEADRLAALISWENGKSLVDSHSEVTYAAEFFRWFSEEAVRSDGDFVVAPGGGTRSLVTSRAVGVAALVTPWNFPVAMVTRKVAPALAAGCTVVLKPAAETPLSALAVAELLARAGTPAGAVNVVPAVDAPAVVGTLLSDPRVRKLSFTGSTRVGRLLLEQAAQRVLNCSMELGGNAPLIIGPDADLAQAVEGAMVAKFRNGGQACTAANRLYVHESLAPDFLRAFGERVAGLRVGPSRYEGPDVGPLISRAAVRTVTDLVAGALEAGARLAHQADVDPSLAGFFFPPTVLADVPMDAEILEAEIFGPVAPVVTWSDQDELLASVNRGEYGLASYVFSRDLQWAMSIAERLDTGMVGVNRGLVSDPAAPFGGVKQSGLGREGARDGLREFQESQFQSIAWA, from the coding sequence ATGACTACGAGTGTCGACCAGTCACGGCGCGGAGTGCTGTCGCCGGACGTGACCGCGTGGGCTCAGCGCTCTGACGCCCTCGGCAAGTTATGGATCGGCGGGAGCGCGCGGCGCGCGAGGTCCGGAGGCACGTTCGAGGTGGTCGACCCGTCCACGCTCGAGGTCATCCGCGCAGTGGCGGACGGCTCTGGCGAGGACGCGACCAAGGCCGTCGACGCGGCCGCCGAGGCCTTCACGGCCTGGTCCACGGCACCGCCGAGGATGCGGTCGGAGGTGCTGCGACGTGCGTACGACCTCATGATCGCCGAGGCGGACCGCTTGGCCGCCCTGATCTCGTGGGAGAACGGCAAGTCGCTCGTGGACTCTCACAGCGAGGTCACCTACGCAGCGGAGTTCTTCCGATGGTTCAGTGAGGAAGCCGTGCGGTCCGACGGCGACTTCGTCGTCGCTCCGGGCGGTGGCACGCGGTCGCTCGTGACCAGCCGGGCCGTTGGGGTTGCCGCCCTGGTGACGCCCTGGAATTTCCCGGTGGCGATGGTGACCCGCAAGGTCGCCCCGGCGCTGGCGGCCGGCTGCACAGTTGTGCTCAAGCCCGCGGCCGAGACCCCGCTCTCCGCACTCGCGGTGGCCGAGCTGCTTGCACGGGCGGGCACTCCCGCAGGCGCGGTCAACGTGGTCCCCGCGGTGGATGCGCCGGCCGTCGTCGGCACCCTCCTGAGCGACCCCCGCGTCCGCAAGCTCTCCTTCACCGGCTCTACGCGCGTGGGACGGCTGCTCCTCGAGCAGGCCGCGCAGCGGGTACTGAACTGCTCGATGGAGCTCGGTGGCAACGCCCCGCTCATCATCGGCCCCGATGCGGACCTGGCGCAGGCCGTCGAGGGCGCGATGGTGGCCAAGTTCCGCAACGGTGGTCAGGCGTGCACGGCCGCCAACCGCCTCTACGTGCACGAGTCCCTGGCTCCCGACTTCCTGCGAGCCTTCGGCGAGCGCGTCGCGGGCCTTCGCGTCGGGCCCTCGCGGTACGAGGGTCCGGACGTGGGGCCGTTGATCAGCCGGGCCGCGGTTCGAACGGTGACCGATCTCGTGGCTGGCGCGCTCGAAGCCGGTGCGCGGCTGGCCCACCAGGCCGACGTCGACCCGTCCCTCGCCGGGTTCTTCTTCCCGCCCACCGTCCTCGCCGACGTGCCGATGGACGCCGAGATCCTGGAGGCGGAGATCTTCGGCCCCGTCGCGCCCGTGGTCACGTGGTCCGATCAGGACGAGCTCCTCGCGTCGGTCAACCGCGGTGAGTACGGCCTGGCCTCGTACGTGTTCTCACGCGACTTGCAGTGGGCCATGAGCATCGCCGAGCGGCTCGACACCGGGATGGTCGGCGTCAACCGTGGCCTGGTGTCCGACCCCGCGGCGCCCTTCGGGGGGGTCAAGCAGTCGGGTCTGGGGCGTGAGGGCGCGCGCGACGGGCTCCGGGAGTTCCAGGAGAGCCAGTTCCAATCCATCGCCTGGGCGTGA
- a CDS encoding NAD-dependent succinate-semialdehyde dehydrogenase: MVETHYAVVDPGTGQEVRSYPTASDDQVRAAITSAHSAYREWARPASVADRAKCAQRASELLVERRDQFAAIIGREMGKPLDEALMEVDFSASIFAYYATNAETFLADEDIPLSWGEGSSILRREPVGVLLGIMPWNFPVYQVARFAAPNLVAGNTILLKHAPQCPESAAALSQLFLDAGFPEGAYVNIYATNEQVADVIADKRVQGISLTGSERAGAAVAEIAGRNLKKVVLELGGSDPFIVLSSDDLNATVEAAVMARVGNNGQACNAGKRMIVHEDLYDDFVAKFTERMTSIPASPLSSEMAALHLEDQVRSAVAGGATLAGADERRGAWFAPGVLSDVSGAIAKDELFGPVAMVFKVRDEDEAIAAANDTDFGLGSYIFTTDPVQATRVAEQLEAGMVFINGVGAMGPEHPFGGVKRSGFGRELGRVGIEEFLNRKMIRTVR; the protein is encoded by the coding sequence ATGGTTGAGACCCACTACGCGGTGGTAGACCCGGGGACGGGACAGGAAGTTCGGAGCTATCCCACCGCGAGCGACGACCAAGTTCGTGCAGCGATCACGAGCGCGCACTCCGCCTATCGGGAGTGGGCTCGTCCGGCGTCCGTGGCGGATCGCGCGAAGTGCGCGCAACGTGCCAGCGAGCTGCTCGTCGAGCGGCGGGACCAGTTCGCGGCAATTATCGGTCGTGAGATGGGCAAGCCCCTCGACGAGGCTCTGATGGAGGTGGACTTCAGCGCCAGCATTTTCGCGTACTACGCCACGAACGCCGAGACCTTCTTGGCGGACGAAGACATTCCGTTGAGCTGGGGCGAGGGGTCCTCGATCCTGCGGAGGGAACCCGTGGGTGTGCTCCTCGGGATCATGCCGTGGAACTTCCCCGTCTACCAGGTGGCCCGATTCGCAGCGCCGAACTTGGTGGCCGGCAACACGATCCTGTTGAAGCATGCTCCCCAGTGCCCCGAGTCGGCGGCGGCGCTCTCGCAGCTCTTCCTCGACGCTGGCTTCCCCGAGGGTGCCTATGTCAACATCTACGCCACGAATGAGCAGGTGGCCGACGTCATTGCGGACAAGCGGGTGCAGGGCATCTCCCTGACCGGCTCGGAACGCGCCGGCGCCGCGGTGGCGGAGATCGCCGGCCGCAACCTCAAGAAGGTCGTCCTCGAGCTCGGCGGCTCGGACCCGTTCATCGTCCTGAGCTCGGATGACCTCAACGCCACGGTCGAGGCCGCGGTGATGGCTCGGGTCGGCAACAACGGGCAGGCCTGCAATGCGGGCAAGCGGATGATCGTCCACGAGGACCTCTACGACGACTTCGTCGCCAAGTTCACCGAGCGCATGACGTCCATCCCGGCTTCTCCGTTGTCCTCCGAGATGGCCGCGCTCCATCTCGAGGATCAGGTCAGGTCGGCGGTGGCGGGTGGCGCCACACTTGCGGGCGCCGACGAACGACGCGGTGCGTGGTTCGCGCCCGGCGTGCTGAGTGACGTTAGCGGGGCGATCGCCAAGGACGAGCTATTCGGGCCGGTCGCGATGGTGTTCAAGGTCCGCGACGAGGACGAGGCGATCGCAGCGGCCAACGACACGGACTTCGGACTCGGTTCCTACATCTTCACAACTGACCCGGTGCAGGCGACCCGCGTCGCGGAGCAACTGGAGGCTGGAATGGTCTTCATCAACGGCGTGGGCGCCATGGGACCCGAGCACCCGTTCGGCGGCGTCAAGCGGTCGGGCTTCGGCCGCGAGCTCGGCCGGGTCGGCATCGAGGAGTTCCTCAACCGGAAGATGATCCGTACGGTCCGCTGA
- a CDS encoding thioesterase family protein: MVDRISAPEMPGAPQVASPERVHRHECLLRWADVDPLGHVNNVAYAEYLQEAHEALLRRRCEPAGGAAARDELQPAALRYEVTFLAPLMLAARSVEVECRATQGSSGQLTIASELAHSSLDSRMVVARSSALFGTRGRPPTRARDAFGDRHHTALQVRRSDVDGAGRLGDVGCFEYLQEARIQLIAELGIDPTATVVAQKDVDLFGAPALAAEGIDVWSWVSRVGGRSTTIESTVMSGDDELAHGSVTLVFFSPQLQKSVSPSPDVLAALRSRVPSAPA, from the coding sequence ATGGTAGACAGGATCTCCGCGCCGGAGATGCCCGGAGCCCCGCAGGTCGCGAGCCCCGAACGTGTGCATCGGCATGAGTGTCTCCTCCGCTGGGCGGACGTCGATCCGCTCGGCCACGTGAACAACGTCGCCTACGCCGAGTATCTACAGGAGGCTCACGAAGCCCTTCTGCGACGACGGTGCGAGCCGGCCGGGGGCGCCGCCGCCCGCGATGAGCTGCAACCGGCAGCACTGCGGTACGAGGTGACTTTCCTCGCGCCGCTCATGCTCGCTGCTCGCTCGGTCGAGGTCGAGTGTCGCGCGACGCAGGGTTCGAGCGGGCAACTCACGATCGCCTCCGAGCTCGCCCACTCGAGTCTCGATTCTCGGATGGTCGTCGCCCGGTCCAGTGCACTGTTCGGGACCAGGGGCCGGCCCCCGACTCGCGCGCGCGACGCCTTCGGCGATCGGCACCACACGGCTCTCCAGGTGCGCCGCTCGGACGTCGACGGCGCCGGACGGCTGGGTGATGTCGGCTGCTTCGAGTACCTCCAGGAAGCGCGGATCCAGCTGATCGCCGAGCTGGGGATAGACCCGACTGCGACGGTCGTCGCCCAGAAGGACGTGGACCTGTTCGGAGCACCCGCGCTGGCCGCGGAGGGGATCGACGTATGGAGCTGGGTGTCACGGGTGGGTGGCCGTTCGACGACCATCGAGTCGACGGTCATGAGCGGCGACGACGAACTGGCCCACGGTTCGGTGACGCTGGTGTTCTTCTCGCCCCAGCTGCAGAAGTCCGTGTCGCCCTCGCCGGACGTGCTCGCAGCCCTGCGATCGCGCGTGCCCAGCGCTCCCGCGTGA
- a CDS encoding TetR/AcrR family transcriptional regulator: MPRTDESKGGTVSSMPVEPLGLRQRKKQEAMARMRAAARDLMWDRGYDDVTTKEIAARADVGEATLFRYFPSKLDLFLMVYGEEFEKVINACTELEAKLDSSGGKPSSEDFVQRILTSYSMFAELYVRYPDLAFTFVKESFGSHTDVAQSGLAHANRWFELLETIVDEAQSSGSFAKVDPATVVQNCHALYVHEVLRSHARGLASSELPHRLSHRLESLLRPLQVLPKKAWLQQLENI; encoded by the coding sequence ATGCCGCGCACCGATGAATCAAAGGGAGGCACCGTGTCGTCAATGCCCGTTGAACCACTTGGCCTGAGGCAACGCAAGAAGCAGGAGGCCATGGCTCGGATGCGTGCAGCCGCGCGCGATCTCATGTGGGACCGCGGCTACGACGACGTGACCACCAAGGAGATCGCGGCGCGGGCAGATGTGGGCGAGGCGACCCTCTTCAGGTACTTCCCCTCAAAGCTCGACCTCTTCCTCATGGTGTACGGCGAGGAGTTCGAGAAGGTCATCAACGCGTGCACCGAGCTCGAGGCGAAGCTCGACTCGTCCGGCGGCAAGCCGAGTTCCGAGGACTTCGTGCAGCGAATCCTCACCAGCTACAGCATGTTCGCCGAGCTCTACGTGCGGTACCCGGACTTGGCATTCACCTTCGTGAAGGAGTCGTTCGGGTCGCACACCGATGTCGCGCAGAGCGGCCTTGCGCATGCCAATCGTTGGTTCGAGCTTCTCGAGACCATCGTGGACGAGGCCCAGTCGTCGGGCTCCTTTGCCAAGGTTGATCCCGCAACGGTCGTGCAGAACTGCCACGCCCTCTACGTGCACGAGGTGCTGCGCTCCCACGCCAGGGGTCTCGCGTCGAGTGAGCTCCCCCACCGCTTGTCCCACCGCCTCGAGTCGCTGCTGCGCCCGCTCCAGGTGCTTCCCAAGAAGGCGTGGCTGCAGCAGCTCGAGAACATCTGA
- a CDS encoding LLM class flavin-dependent oxidoreductase, whose translation MTKRIGLNAFNMTAAGHQSSGMWRHPLSEAHRYKELDYWLELAKTLERGRFDAVFLADVLGPYDVYGGSVDAALRDGMQIPANDPFQYVSAMASVTERLGFALTASATFEHPYPLARRFSTLDHLTKGRVGWNVVTSYLPSASRNFGTTPMAHDDRYEMAEEFMTVMYKLWEQSWDDEAVELDRERGVFVNPAKVHPIRHHGRFFDVDGFNMSEPSPQRSPVIFQAGASSRGRRFAAEHGEGLFVNVLNSKLSRVITDDIRTQVEAAGRKRDDVKIFTILTAVIADSDAEAERLYAEYQEYASPQGAMALFGGFSGIDLGQFDQDSPLAAGETNAIQTVLDLFTKLDPSRQWTPADIGNHMSIGGVEPVLVGSPETVADEIERWIDEGDLDGINLSYAVTPHDINAFVDTVVPELQKRGRVWKEYEGKTLREYISGPGNSRLSPTHPGAQVARAEG comes from the coding sequence ATGACCAAGCGAATCGGGCTCAATGCCTTCAACATGACTGCGGCGGGCCACCAGAGCTCCGGCATGTGGCGACACCCCCTCAGCGAGGCGCACCGCTACAAGGAGCTTGACTACTGGCTGGAGCTGGCGAAAACCCTCGAGCGCGGCCGCTTCGACGCGGTCTTCTTGGCCGACGTTCTTGGGCCGTACGACGTTTACGGCGGGTCGGTCGACGCGGCGCTGCGCGACGGGATGCAGATCCCGGCCAATGACCCGTTCCAGTACGTGTCGGCGATGGCGTCCGTGACGGAGCGACTTGGATTCGCGCTCACGGCGTCGGCGACCTTCGAGCACCCCTACCCGTTGGCGCGACGCTTCAGCACCCTCGACCACCTCACTAAGGGTCGCGTCGGTTGGAACGTCGTGACGTCCTACCTGCCCAGCGCCTCTCGCAACTTCGGCACCACCCCCATGGCCCACGACGATCGGTACGAGATGGCCGAGGAGTTCATGACGGTCATGTACAAGCTCTGGGAGCAGTCGTGGGACGACGAAGCCGTCGAGCTCGACCGCGAGCGTGGTGTCTTCGTCAATCCGGCAAAGGTCCACCCCATTCGGCACCACGGCCGCTTCTTCGACGTCGATGGGTTCAACATGTCGGAGCCCTCTCCACAGAGGAGCCCCGTGATCTTCCAGGCCGGCGCCTCCTCGCGCGGCCGGCGGTTCGCGGCGGAACACGGTGAGGGCCTCTTCGTCAACGTGCTCAACTCCAAGCTCAGCCGCGTCATCACCGACGACATCCGGACGCAGGTCGAGGCCGCGGGCCGCAAGCGCGACGACGTCAAGATCTTCACGATCCTGACCGCCGTGATTGCAGATTCCGACGCAGAGGCGGAGCGCTTGTATGCCGAGTACCAGGAGTACGCCTCTCCGCAGGGTGCGATGGCGTTGTTCGGGGGCTTCTCCGGCATCGACCTGGGCCAGTTCGACCAGGACTCCCCGTTGGCCGCTGGAGAGACCAACGCGATCCAGACCGTGCTCGACCTCTTCACCAAGCTCGACCCCAGCCGACAGTGGACGCCGGCCGACATCGGCAACCACATGAGCATTGGTGGGGTCGAGCCCGTCCTGGTCGGCAGTCCGGAGACGGTCGCGGACGAGATCGAGCGGTGGATCGACGAGGGCGACCTCGACGGCATCAACCTCTCCTATGCCGTAACGCCCCACGACATCAATGCCTTCGTCGACACCGTGGTTCCCGAGCTGCAGAAGCGTGGCCGGGTGTGGAAGGAGTACGAAGGGAAGACGCTGCGCGAGTACATCTCGGGCCCGGGCAACTCCCGGCTCTCGCCCACTCACCCCGGTGCCCAGGTGGCTCGCGCCGAGGGGTGA
- a CDS encoding class I adenylate-forming enzyme family protein, which translates to MSNAVQNVWKHADSTPHAIALRVGKDEWSYAETRACIMRAATFLRARGARKGGRVLIVLPTSPEFVWTYYGALSLGAVAVTVNTMSAPREIEYFIRDAECDIAVGYEGSETALLPAVAATGRPCSILSPGAFSTAEVGERSSTGSYTDLPGDEPAVLLYTSGTTGSPKGAVLTHDNLLACAKSQSEVQAIGPDDRMGTALPLFHVFGQASVMSSVHHVGASLSLLRPFSGAGMIEMAAAHELTAMAGVPTMWNEMLHAETDVTAEQLGALRLCVSGGATLPLAVAAAFRERFGAQVMDGYGLSETTGTASGRRQGAPPKEGSVGSAMPGCTIAIFGPDHQPVADGVVGEVAIDGPVVMREYWNRPDATADVRAGSWFLTGDLGRMDADGDLWIVGRTKDLIIRGGYNVYPREVEEVLYSHPDVLEAAVIGVPDERLGEEIAAVVVTQPGRHVDLAALRAWLEERLSTYKVPRIYHLCDELPKGSTGKILKRALDPDAVIKDGVRVTQSR; encoded by the coding sequence ATGAGCAACGCCGTCCAGAACGTGTGGAAGCACGCGGACTCCACCCCCCATGCGATCGCGCTGAGGGTGGGCAAAGACGAATGGTCATACGCTGAAACCCGGGCGTGCATCATGAGGGCCGCCACATTCCTGCGCGCCCGCGGCGCACGGAAGGGCGGACGCGTGCTGATCGTCCTTCCGACGAGCCCGGAGTTCGTATGGACCTACTACGGTGCACTGTCCCTGGGCGCTGTCGCGGTCACGGTCAACACGATGAGCGCGCCCCGCGAGATCGAGTACTTCATCCGTGACGCGGAGTGCGACATTGCCGTCGGCTACGAGGGAAGCGAAACTGCACTGCTCCCCGCCGTCGCCGCGACTGGTCGCCCGTGCTCGATCCTCTCCCCCGGCGCGTTCTCGACCGCGGAGGTAGGCGAACGCTCCTCGACCGGGTCGTACACCGACCTGCCGGGAGACGAGCCGGCCGTGCTCCTGTACACGTCCGGCACCACGGGCAGTCCCAAGGGCGCGGTGCTCACCCATGACAACCTGCTCGCCTGCGCAAAGAGTCAGTCCGAGGTGCAGGCCATCGGGCCGGACGACCGCATGGGCACTGCGCTGCCCCTCTTCCATGTCTTCGGCCAGGCGTCCGTAATGTCCTCGGTCCACCACGTGGGAGCGAGCCTGTCGCTGCTGAGGCCGTTCAGCGGTGCCGGCATGATCGAGATGGCTGCCGCCCACGAGCTCACCGCTATGGCCGGCGTCCCGACGATGTGGAACGAAATGCTGCACGCCGAGACCGACGTGACCGCCGAGCAGCTCGGCGCGCTGCGGTTGTGTGTATCCGGCGGGGCCACACTGCCGCTCGCCGTCGCGGCCGCATTCCGCGAACGCTTCGGCGCCCAGGTCATGGATGGCTACGGCCTGAGCGAGACCACCGGAACGGCGAGCGGCCGCCGCCAGGGCGCGCCACCCAAAGAGGGCAGCGTCGGTAGCGCCATGCCGGGCTGCACGATCGCCATCTTCGGGCCGGACCACCAGCCCGTCGCCGACGGAGTAGTCGGCGAGGTCGCGATCGATGGTCCTGTAGTCATGCGCGAGTACTGGAATCGTCCGGACGCGACGGCCGACGTGCGAGCGGGATCATGGTTCCTGACCGGGGACCTCGGTCGCATGGACGCCGACGGGGACCTCTGGATCGTCGGTCGCACCAAGGACCTGATCATCCGGGGCGGCTACAACGTCTACCCGCGCGAGGTGGAAGAAGTCCTCTACAGCCATCCTGACGTCCTCGAGGCGGCGGTCATCGGTGTGCCAGACGAGCGTCTGGGCGAGGAGATCGCTGCGGTCGTCGTCACTCAGCCAGGCCGTCACGTGGACCTGGCCGCGCTACGTGCGTGGCTGGAGGAGCGCCTGTCGACCTATAAGGTGCCGCGGATCTATCACCTCTGCGATGAACTGCCCAAGGGCTCGACAGGGAAGATCCTCAAGCGGGCCCTGGACCCCGACGCAGTCATCAAGGATGGCGTACGGGTCACGCAGTCGCGATGA
- a CDS encoding MaoC/PaaZ C-terminal domain-containing protein gives MKVFEGIDDLAAAVGTHLGYSPWHTITQGQIDTFAEATGDHQWIHVDHARAAAGPFGTTVAHGYLTLSLVPMLIWQVYEVRGVAMGVNYGANKLRFPTPVPVDSQVRAGVELLSVEEGRGGHHTTTRITIELEGSAKPACVVETLSVLGA, from the coding sequence GTGAAGGTCTTCGAAGGCATCGATGACCTCGCAGCGGCGGTGGGGACTCACCTGGGCTACTCACCTTGGCACACGATTACCCAGGGACAGATCGACACCTTCGCGGAGGCAACGGGGGACCACCAGTGGATCCACGTCGACCATGCCCGGGCCGCCGCGGGACCCTTCGGGACCACCGTGGCGCACGGCTACCTCACGCTCTCGCTGGTGCCGATGCTGATCTGGCAAGTGTACGAGGTGCGTGGTGTCGCCATGGGCGTCAACTACGGCGCCAACAAGCTCCGGTTCCCCACCCCCGTACCCGTGGACTCGCAGGTCCGCGCCGGAGTCGAACTCCTGTCCGTCGAGGAGGGCCGGGGTGGCCACCACACGACCACGCGCATCACGATCGAGTTGGAGGGAAGCGCCAAGCCAGCGTGCGTTGTCGAGACGCTCTCGGTGTTGGGCGCCTGA
- the fabG gene encoding 3-oxoacyl-ACP reductase FabG, translated as MNTRIAVVTGAARGIGAAVAQQLAADGCAVAVVDLDEAACLLVAESIEKSGGRAIAVGTDVSDEEAVAAGVARVVQELGPPTVLVNNAGVIRDNLLFRMTVADWDLVMDVHLRGSFLMTRAVQGHMIERKFGRIVNMSSTSALGNRGQANYAAAKAGLQGFTKTLALELGKFGVTVNAIAPGFIETEMTHETAERIGVPFEEFKAGAAAQIPVARVGQPEDIAHAVSFFASEAAGFVSGQVLYVAGGPKA; from the coding sequence TTGAACACCAGAATTGCCGTGGTCACGGGAGCAGCGCGCGGGATCGGCGCGGCTGTGGCCCAGCAACTGGCCGCCGATGGATGCGCCGTCGCCGTCGTCGACCTCGACGAGGCCGCCTGCCTGCTTGTGGCGGAGAGCATCGAAAAGTCCGGTGGCAGGGCGATCGCTGTCGGAACCGACGTGAGTGATGAAGAGGCCGTCGCCGCAGGAGTGGCTCGGGTGGTCCAGGAACTCGGCCCCCCGACGGTCCTGGTCAACAACGCCGGGGTCATCCGCGACAACCTCCTGTTCCGCATGACGGTCGCCGACTGGGACCTCGTGATGGACGTACACCTGCGCGGCTCGTTCCTGATGACCCGCGCGGTCCAGGGCCACATGATCGAGCGGAAGTTCGGGCGCATCGTCAACATGTCGAGCACTTCGGCGCTGGGCAATCGCGGGCAGGCCAACTACGCCGCCGCCAAGGCCGGGCTGCAGGGGTTCACCAAGACCCTGGCCCTGGAGCTGGGGAAGTTCGGGGTCACGGTGAACGCCATCGCTCCGGGCTTCATCGAGACCGAGATGACACACGAGACGGCAGAGCGCATCGGGGTGCCGTTCGAGGAGTTCAAGGCAGGCGCGGCGGCCCAGATCCCGGTGGCACGGGTCGGGCAGCCCGAGGACATCGCGCACGCTGTGTCGTTCTTCGCCAGCGAGGCTGCCGGGTTCGTCTCCGGTCAGGTCCTCTACGTGGCCGGCGGACCCAAGGCGTGA